From Puntigrus tetrazona isolate hp1 chromosome 8, ASM1883169v1, whole genome shotgun sequence, the proteins below share one genomic window:
- the gucd1 gene encoding protein GUCD1: MNDDVMLNVPVIRQLYHWDCGLACSRMVLEYLHPISEEEFQRACLDLEFTESVWTIDLAYLMCKLGVRHCFCTQTLGVDKGFRNQSFYKKHFDTEEDRVNELFLKAESKGVLVKKCSVTVQEIQSHLEQGHVAIVLVNAVVLVCELCSTPVKYCCFLPVGQKCFCRKPDYQGHFVVVCGFNRKTRSIFYNNPAYSDRVCCTSFSNFEEARRSYGTDEDILFVYKDG, from the exons ATGAACG ATGATGTGATGTTAAATGTACCGGTCATCCGGCAGCTGTACCACTGGGATTGTGGCTTGGCCTGTTCGAGAATGGTACTAGA gtATTTACATCCAATAAGTGAGGAGGAATTTCAGAGAGCGTGCTTGGACTTAGAGTTTACAGAGAGCGTGTGGACTATTGACCTGGCTTATCTCATGTGTAAGCTGGGGGTCAGACACTGCTTCTGCACACAGACGCTCGGCGTGGACAAGGGCTTCAGGAACCAG TCTTTctacaaaaagcattttgataCAGAAGAGGACCGGGTCAATGAGCTGTTTCTGAAGGCTGAAAGCAAAGGAGTCCTGGTGAAAAAATG CTCTGTTACGGTTCAGGAGATCCAGAGCCACCTGGAGCAGGGTCACGTGGCCATCGTGCTGGTCAATGCAGTGGTGTTGGTGTGTGAGCTGTGCTCCACGCCTGTCAAATACTGCTGTTTCCTCCCTGTGGGTCAGAAGTGCTTTTGCAGGAAGCCAGATTACCAGGGCCACTTTGTGGTGGTGTGTGGATTTAATCGGAAAACTCGCAGCATCTTCTACAACAACCCTGCCTACTCGGACC gtgtgTGCTGCACAAGCTTTAGTAATTTCGAGGAGGCCAGAAGAAGCTACGGAACTGACGAAGATATCCTGTTCGTCTACAAAGACGGCTGA
- the snrpd3 gene encoding small nuclear ribonucleoprotein Sm D3: protein MSIGVPIKVLHEAEGHIVTCETNTGEVYRGKLIEAEDNMNCQMANITVTYRDGRVSQLEQVYIRGSKIRFLILPDMLKNAPMLKSMKNKNQAAGAGRGKAAILKAQVAARGRGRGGPGRGNVFQKRR from the exons ATGTCTATTGGAGTGCCCATCAAAGTTCTTCATGAAGCGGAGGGACACATAGTCACCTGTGAAACCAACACGGGGGAGGTTTACAGGGGCAAACTGATCGAGGCTGAGGACAACATGAACTGCCAG ATGGCAAACATCACAGTCACATACAGGGATGGCCGTGTATCTCAGCTGGAGCAGGTGTATATTCGTGGCAGTAAGATCAGGTTCCTCATCCTTCCCGACATGCTGAAAAATGCTCCCATGTTAAAGAGTATGAAGAACAAAAACCAGGCCGCCGGTGCGGGTCGAGGAAAAGCAGCTATTCTTAAAGCCCAAG TGGCTGCGAGAGGCCGTGGCCGGGGTGGACCAGGACGAGGAAACGTCTTCCAGAAGAGACGCtag
- the LOC122350965 gene encoding uncharacterized protein C22orf15 yields the protein MFITVIFGEGREEILNLNCKVINFIHCIKEKCNLDPQETVDLMDRMGELVNLAERAQSTDLVSSLLKERESYVPLRVSRGESSEGPKYTAVFDFGTSYPELAEIVRKLSNPSKERDKRGGASKRGGVGQNRLKAAINFKKAITTPRS from the exons ATGTTCATTACTGTGATATTTGGTG AGGGAAGAGAGGAGATATTGAACCTAAATTGCAAAGTCATAAACTTCATCCactgcataaaagaaaaatgcaatctGGATCCCCAAG AGACTGTGGACTTGATGGACAGGATGGGAGAGCTGGTGAACTTGGCAGAGAGAGCGCAGAGCACTGACCTCGTCAGCAGCTtgctgaaggagagagagagctatGTTCCATTACGTGTATCAC GAGGCGAAAGCAGTGAAGGTCCAAAGTATACTGCAGTGTTTGACTTTGGGACAAGTTACCCTGAGCTAGCAG AGATTGTGAGAAAACTGTCAAATCCTTCAAAGGAGAGGGACAAAAGGGGTGGAGCATCTAAAAGAGGAGGAGTCGGCCAAAACCGCCTCAAAGCTGCTATCAACTTCAAGAAAGCCATCACAACACCTCGGAGCTGA
- the p2rx4b gene encoding P2X purinoceptor 4b isoform X1 has translation MGCKDCCGVCLQCLFGYETNVMLVINNKALGALFRLIQLLIISYVAVYVCWIQRAYQETDSVISSVSTKVKGNFLTNSSTEGVHVWDVPEYVVPPQGENSFFVVTNVILTPGQTQSKCPEIPSESTKCDSDSDCVAGHNDVHADGVQTGHCVQYSDTIKTCEVQAWCPLENDGVIPKPAILGAAEDFTVLVKNNIQYPKFNFKKRNILHHINSTYLKNCTFDRKTDPHCPIFRLGNMVKEAGEDFSVMALKGGIIGIFVDWNCDLDFPERFCIPKYSFSRLDNKNPENNVAPGYNFRYAKYFKNNENVETRTLIKAFGIRFDVIVFGKAGKFNIVPTIVNLGATLAFLSLVAAVCDWVMLTCTKDRDYYAKHKFIHADQKGDSMPLSSMETGSYGTP, from the exons ATGGGCTGCAAGGACTGCTGCGGGGTTTGCCTCCAATGTCTCTTTGGTTATGAAACCAATGTAATGCTGGTTATTAATAACAAAGCTTTGGGAGCCCTCTTCAGACTGATCCAGCTGTTAATCATCAGCTATGTTGCTGT cTATGTCTGCTGGATTCAGCGTGCTTACCAGGAGACGGATTCAGTGATCAGCTCCGTCAGCACAAAGGTGAAAGGAAACTTTCTGACTAATTCATCCACTGAGGGTGTTCATGTTTGGGACGTGCCTGAATACGTTGTCCCACCCCAG GGAGAAAACTCTTTCTTTGTTGTAACAAATGTGATTCTGACTCCAGGCCAGACACAGAGCAAGTGTCCCGAG ATTCCAAGTGAATCCACTAAGTGTGACTCTGACAGTGATTGCGTAGCGGGACACAATGACGTCCATGCCGATG GTGTTCAGACTGGACATTGTGTGCAGTATTCTGATACCATCAAAACCTGTGAGGTGCAGGCATGGTGCCCGCTCGAAAATGACGGTGTCATTCCAAA ACCAGCTATTCTAGGTGCGGCAGAGGATTTCACTGTGCTCGTCAAAAACAACATACAATATCCaaagttcaattttaaaaa gCGAAATATTTTGCATCACATCAACTCCACATACTTAAAAAACTGCACCTTTGATCGTAAAACAGACCCACACTGTCCTATTTTTCGTCTGGGAAACATGGTAAAAGAGGCAGGAGAGGACTTCAGCGTCATGGCTCTTAAA GGTGGTATTATTGGGATTTTCGTTGACTGGAATTGTGACTTGGACTTCCCAGAACGCTTCTGCATTCCCAAGTATTCTTTTAGCAGACTGGACAACAAAAATCCCGAAAATAATGTTGCCCCTGGCTACAATTTCCG atatgcaaaatattttaaaaacaatgaaaacgtTGAAACACGGACATTGATAAAGGCCTTTGGAATCCGCTTTGATGTCATTGTGTTTGGGAAG GCTGGTAAATTCAATATTGTGCCCACTATTGTCAATCTTGGCGCCACTCTAGCCTTTCTTAGCTTG GTGGCTGCTGTTTGCGACTGGGTCATGCTTACTTGTACGAAGGATCGTGACTACTATGCCAAACATAAATTTATTCACGCAGACCAAAAAGGTGACAGCATGCCACTG AGCTCCATGGAGACAGGCTCATACGGGACTCCATGA
- the p2rx4b gene encoding P2X purinoceptor 4b isoform X2, giving the protein MGCKDCCGVCLQCLFGYETNVMLVINNKALGALFRLIQLLIISYVAVYVCWIQRAYQETDSVISSVSTKVKGNFLTNSSTEGVHVWDVPEYVVPPQGENSFFVVTNVILTPGQTQSKCPEIPSESTKCDSDSDCVAGHNDVHADGVQTGHCVQYSDTIKTCEVQAWCPLENDGVIPKRNILHHINSTYLKNCTFDRKTDPHCPIFRLGNMVKEAGEDFSVMALKGGIIGIFVDWNCDLDFPERFCIPKYSFSRLDNKNPENNVAPGYNFRYAKYFKNNENVETRTLIKAFGIRFDVIVFGKAGKFNIVPTIVNLGATLAFLSLVAAVCDWVMLTCTKDRDYYAKHKFIHADQKGDSMPLSSMETGSYGTP; this is encoded by the exons ATGGGCTGCAAGGACTGCTGCGGGGTTTGCCTCCAATGTCTCTTTGGTTATGAAACCAATGTAATGCTGGTTATTAATAACAAAGCTTTGGGAGCCCTCTTCAGACTGATCCAGCTGTTAATCATCAGCTATGTTGCTGT cTATGTCTGCTGGATTCAGCGTGCTTACCAGGAGACGGATTCAGTGATCAGCTCCGTCAGCACAAAGGTGAAAGGAAACTTTCTGACTAATTCATCCACTGAGGGTGTTCATGTTTGGGACGTGCCTGAATACGTTGTCCCACCCCAG GGAGAAAACTCTTTCTTTGTTGTAACAAATGTGATTCTGACTCCAGGCCAGACACAGAGCAAGTGTCCCGAG ATTCCAAGTGAATCCACTAAGTGTGACTCTGACAGTGATTGCGTAGCGGGACACAATGACGTCCATGCCGATG GTGTTCAGACTGGACATTGTGTGCAGTATTCTGATACCATCAAAACCTGTGAGGTGCAGGCATGGTGCCCGCTCGAAAATGACGGTGTCATTCCAAA gCGAAATATTTTGCATCACATCAACTCCACATACTTAAAAAACTGCACCTTTGATCGTAAAACAGACCCACACTGTCCTATTTTTCGTCTGGGAAACATGGTAAAAGAGGCAGGAGAGGACTTCAGCGTCATGGCTCTTAAA GGTGGTATTATTGGGATTTTCGTTGACTGGAATTGTGACTTGGACTTCCCAGAACGCTTCTGCATTCCCAAGTATTCTTTTAGCAGACTGGACAACAAAAATCCCGAAAATAATGTTGCCCCTGGCTACAATTTCCG atatgcaaaatattttaaaaacaatgaaaacgtTGAAACACGGACATTGATAAAGGCCTTTGGAATCCGCTTTGATGTCATTGTGTTTGGGAAG GCTGGTAAATTCAATATTGTGCCCACTATTGTCAATCTTGGCGCCACTCTAGCCTTTCTTAGCTTG GTGGCTGCTGTTTGCGACTGGGTCATGCTTACTTGTACGAAGGATCGTGACTACTATGCCAAACATAAATTTATTCACGCAGACCAAAAAGGTGACAGCATGCCACTG AGCTCCATGGAGACAGGCTCATACGGGACTCCATGA
- the upb1 gene encoding beta-ureidopropionase codes for MSGKDFESLETVLETCVPEAELREVRRLLFGKDLKKLNLPQSATDAAVEQDFDLKGYVFEASPEQLRPPRTVRVGLIQNKIVLPTDAPVLEQITALHKRVGEMVEVAAMCGVNIVCFQEAWTMPFAFCTREREPWTEFAESAEDGLTTRFCIQLAKKYNMVVVSPILERDEIHGGTLWNTAVVVSNNGNVLGKSRKNHIPRVGDFNESTYYMEGNTGHPVFQTQFGKLAVNICYGRHHPLNWLMYSVHGAEIIFNPSATVGLLSEPMWPIEARNAAIANHCFTCAINRVGTEYFKNEFTSGDGKKAHHDFGHFYGSSYVAAPDGSRSPGLSRTRDGLLVTEMDLNLNRQVADKWNFKMTGRYEMYAEELKKAVKHDFRPNIVKE; via the exons ATGTCTGGCAAAGACTTTGAATCGCTGGAGACGGTTTTGGAGACTTGTGTACCTGAGGCTGAACTCAGAGAAGTCAGAAGACTGCTGTTCGGAAAAGACCTGAA gAAGCTGAACCTTCCCCAGAGTGCAACAGATGCTGCAGTGGAGCAAGATTTTGATCTGAAGGGTTACGTGTTTGAGGCTTCTCCAGAGCAGCTCAGACCACCCAGAACTGTCCGCGTGGGACTCATTCAGAACAAGATAGTCCTACCCACTGATGCTCCTGTACTTGAACAG ATCACAGCTCTGCACAAGCGTGTGGGGGAGATGGTGGAGGTGGCGGCCATGTGTGGGGTCAATATCGTGTGCTTCCAGGAAGCCTGGA CAATGCCTTTTGCATTTTGCACACGAGAGAGGGAGCCCTGGACGGAGTTCGCTGAGTCGGCCGAGGATGGGCTCACCACGCGCTTTTGCATTCAG CTGGCCAAAAAATACAACATGGTGGTGGTGTCTCCCATTTTGGAGAGAGACGAGATCCACGGTGGGACGCTGTGGAACACTGCGGTGGTGGTGTCCAATAATGGCAATGTTCTGGGCAAATCACGGAAGAATCACATTCCCCGAGTGGGAGACTTCAACGAG TCAACATATTACATGGAAGGAAACACCGGCCACCCTGTATTCCAGACACAGTTTGGAAAGCTAGCTGTTAACATCTGCTACGGCCGACACCATCCTCTCAACTGGTTAATGTACAGCGTGCATGGGGCTGAGATCATCTTTAACCCTTCAGCTACAGTCGGACTGCTCAG TGAACCAATGTGGCCAATTGAGGCCAGAAACGCTGCTATCGCAAACCATTGCTTCACCTGTGCCATCAACCGTGTGGGAACG GAGTATTTCAAGAATGAGTTCACATCTGGAGATGGAAAGAAAg CGCACCATGACTTTGGCCACTTTTATGGCTCCAGCTACGTAGCTGCACCTGACGGCAGCAGATCCCCAGGATTATCCAGAACCCGTGACGGCCTGCTGGTCACAGAGATGGACCTGAACCTAAATCGCCAGGTTGCAGACAAATGGAATTTCAAG ATGACGGGGAGGTATGAAATGTACGCAGAGGAGCTCAAAAAAGCCGTCAAGCATGACTTCAGACCCAACATTGTTAAGGAGTGA